A single region of the Salvelinus sp. IW2-2015 linkage group LG20, ASM291031v2, whole genome shotgun sequence genome encodes:
- the LOC111981135 gene encoding protein YIPF5: MSGFDNFNTDFYQSSYSVDDQGQPAGYGYSNTEDPYKQGQYDYSQPMGYSAPGMMQPQQPYTGQIYQPTPAFTPSPTQSMYGSSFDDEPPLLEELGINFDHIWQKTLTVLHPMKAADGNIMNETDLAGPMVFCLAFGATLLLTGKIQFGYVYGISVIGCLGMYCLLNLMSMTGVSFGCVASVLGYCLLPMILLASFGIIFSLQGMFGIIIAATIIGWCSFSASKIFISALAMDGQQLLVAYPCALLYGVFALISVF, encoded by the exons ATGTCAGGGTTTGACAACTTCAACACAGATTTCTACCAGTCCAGCTACAGTGTAGATGACCAAGGCCAACCTGCTGGATATGGCTACAGTAACACAGAAGACCCCTACAAACA GGGTCAGTATGACTACTCCCAACCGATGGGATACTCAGCCCCAGGGATGATGCAACCCCAGCAGCCCTACACAGGCCAGATCTACCAGCCCACACCAGCCTTCACACCTTCCCCCACACAGTCCATGTACGGCAGCAGCTTTGATGACGAGCCCCCGCTGCTGGAGG AATTGGGCATTAACTTTGACCACATCTGGCAGAAGACCCTGACAGTGCTCCACCCCATGAAGGCAGCAGATGGTAACATTATGAACGAGACTGACCTGGCTGGGCCCATGGTGTTCTGTCTGGCCTTCGGAGCCACCTTACTTCTG ACAGGAAAGATCCAGTTTGGCTATGTGTATGGCATCAGTGTCATCGGCTGCCTGGGGATGTACTGTCTCCTCAACCTAATGAGCATGACAGGTGTGTCGTTTGGCTGTGTCGCCAGTGTACTGGGCTACTGCCTGCTACCCATGATCCTCCTTGCCAGCTTCGGAATCATCTTCTCTTTACA AGGCATGTTTGGAATAATCATCGCAGCCACGATAATTGGCTGGTGCAGTTTCTCCGCTTCCAAGATCTTCATCTCGGCCCTGGCCATGGACGGACAGCAACTTCTGGTGGCGTACCCCTGTGCCCTCCTCTACGGGGTGTTTGCCCTCATCTCTGTCTTCTGA